A window of Streptomyces broussonetiae genomic DNA:
AGTGCTCCCGGCGCTCCTCGTCGGCGATCCACCGGTCGATCAGGGCGAGCTGCCGCGCGGTCTGCTGCTCGACGACGCGGCGGGCGAACCGCAGCATGTCCAGATCGAGGTCGGCTGGTTCACCTGCCCGCTCCTCTGTGCTGTGCCGTGTGTCCGCTTGCCGAAGAATTCGAACAAGTGCTCCAATCTCAGTATGCACCGTGTAGAGCACCTCACCGATACCCAGGAGCGCGTCCTGCGCTGTATCCGACAGGCGATCGCCGACCGTGGCGAGGCGCCGACGGTGCAGGAGATCGGGGAGGCCGTCGGCATGAGCAGCCGGTCCAGCGTCCACTACCAACTGGTCGAGCTGGAGACGCAGCAGGCGATCGTCCGGGAGCCGGGCCGGGCGAGAGGCATCCGGCTCGCATGACCGGTCCGGGGCGCTACCACCTGCTGCACACCATCGGCGGGCGACCGGCGCAGCACGGTTGGTGGGGGAACGAGAAGGTCGCTCGCGAGAAATACGGCGACTGCGTCGGCCTGCACCGCGCGCCCGGCGCCCGCATCACCCTGACCGACGAGGAGACCGGAACCGTGTTGACGACCTGGCCCGACGAGCAGTGAGCGTCTGCCATCCTGGCCAGGATCACG
This region includes:
- a CDS encoding LexA family protein encodes the protein MHRVEHLTDTQERVLRCIRQAIADRGEAPTVQEIGEAVGMSSRSSVHYQLVELETQQAIVREPGRARGIRLA